The following are from one region of the Desulfonatronum thiosulfatophilum genome:
- a CDS encoding M48 family metallopeptidase encodes MQTLILVIVFSALAAKVVWECFLLTLNMREVNRRRHAPPEALREVMDEQTYEKSVQYTLAKGHFSLFSEVFGALLLVLVLLSGVLPWLYGWMVGVPDASVWLEGLFLILVFFLLSLPGLPLDYYAQFILEERFGFNKSTVALWISDRIKATIISVAIALPLLALILFLIDWIGNYWWFWAFTVFFVFQLLMMILYPMLILPWFNKLSPLPDGELRDRLMNLAERTGFKARTIQVMDGSKRSGHSNAFFTGFGRFRRIVLFDTLIEQLTEDELEAVLAHEIGHYKKGHVPKMLILSAVFGLAAFAVLAWLLNTPAFVEAFGFSFADSGYAPAFLLFALLAGFITFWLSPLMNRLSRTHEYQADRFARDHVGGPRPMISSLRKLSEKNLSNLTPHPLYSAFHYSHPTLLEREAALK; translated from the coding sequence ATGCAAACACTCATCCTCGTCATCGTATTTTCGGCCCTTGCGGCAAAAGTAGTCTGGGAATGCTTTCTGCTCACTCTGAACATGCGCGAAGTTAATCGCAGGCGTCATGCTCCACCGGAAGCTTTGCGGGAAGTGATGGATGAGCAGACCTATGAGAAATCCGTGCAGTATACCCTGGCCAAAGGACATTTCAGTCTCTTCAGCGAAGTTTTCGGCGCGTTGCTGCTGGTCCTCGTTTTGTTGTCCGGAGTGCTGCCATGGCTGTACGGCTGGATGGTCGGTGTTCCGGATGCATCCGTATGGCTCGAGGGATTATTTCTAATCCTGGTATTTTTTCTGCTTTCGCTGCCGGGACTGCCGCTGGATTATTACGCCCAGTTCATTCTTGAAGAACGATTCGGCTTCAATAAAAGCACTGTCGCGTTGTGGATCAGCGACCGGATCAAGGCGACGATCATCAGTGTGGCCATAGCCTTGCCGCTACTGGCGTTGATTTTGTTCCTAATCGACTGGATCGGGAATTACTGGTGGTTTTGGGCCTTTACGGTATTCTTCGTTTTTCAGCTCCTGATGATGATACTCTATCCCATGCTGATCCTGCCATGGTTCAACAAGTTGTCCCCATTGCCCGATGGAGAGCTCCGGGATCGATTGATGAACCTGGCTGAACGCACCGGTTTCAAGGCCAGGACCATCCAGGTCATGGACGGCAGCAAGCGCTCAGGACATTCCAATGCTTTTTTTACCGGGTTCGGGCGGTTTCGCAGGATCGTGCTGTTCGACACTCTGATCGAACAGCTCACGGAGGACGAGCTGGAAGCCGTGCTGGCCCATGAGATCGGGCATTACAAGAAAGGGCATGTGCCGAAAATGCTGATTCTTTCGGCAGTATTCGGACTGGCGGCGTTTGCCGTACTGGCGTGGCTGTTGAATACTCCGGCGTTTGTCGAAGCTTTTGGTTTTTCTTTTGCGGATAGCGGCTATGCTCCCGCTTTTCTGCTGTTCGCTCTGCTTGCCGGATTTATTACGTTCTGGCTGTCCCCGCTTATGAACCGTCTCTCACGCACTCATGAATACCAGGCGGATCGCTTCGCTCGGGATCATGTCGGAGGTCCCAGGCCCATGATCAGTTCCCTGCGCAAATTGAGCGAAAAAAACCTCTCCAACCTGACACCCCACCCTCTTTACAGCGCCTTCCACTACTCCCATCCCACTCTTTTGGAACGCGAGGCGGCCTTGAAGTAG
- a CDS encoding GTPase, which produces MEHQAVSEQILARVQNLIRKARRLERLPEAQVMALRLERVLNMLKHGQAGAQRPVCIVLLGGTGVGKSELFNALLGGAGLSPTSASIRPKTMHAYVAISPSDRQFFPEIDGAELIFKEHRLPGVALIDAPDVDSVEALHLDRTRKLIEIADIVVHVGSPDKRANFRINDEVRRWSLRKRWFFVLNKMDQIAELDREAVIGDFLERLHELGFDVDQGAFFALSAIEPRTVQFERFQNALFSYRAIEQIHALRLEDSYSLIRFALAGDVVKSIENFREQLLAHEQTLNNQVREVFSQVVHAAQSQDMLRRIIREQAWRSASGRVGGFLALPVWMRSRMAFSGLAYQLARMSTGGPSLGRMIRAGWHAAKAAWQGILPMQTLLKGFTSDQERRLLEIGRDAERILQDMGLDQLHGREPDPAQDQVGRLGDEEQAVWAARFLRLLRSQGVIGPIRPSEDVRTREMFQERLEEAVVVSASNMVYTRLGMLHTLAGNLLPVLVFGHAAFRLVSGWIEGAWLPFDFYLTAVAVFLISLVPGYLLVSFSLTRRTDMPETDTLVRAIENPSETSGLRHVRMSLEELLQETQALLDVLRIRTDVMRQELDPSRFGVTIRHQE; this is translated from the coding sequence ATGGAACATCAAGCAGTGTCAGAGCAGATACTGGCCCGAGTCCAGAACTTGATCCGCAAGGCGCGTCGCCTGGAGCGTCTGCCCGAGGCCCAGGTCATGGCTTTGCGTCTGGAACGAGTTCTGAACATGCTGAAGCATGGGCAAGCCGGAGCGCAGCGCCCGGTATGTATTGTCTTGCTGGGCGGCACGGGTGTCGGGAAATCGGAGTTGTTCAATGCGCTGCTTGGCGGAGCCGGATTGAGTCCTACATCGGCATCCATTCGACCGAAGACCATGCATGCCTATGTGGCGATTTCTCCTTCGGACAGGCAGTTTTTTCCGGAGATCGACGGCGCCGAGCTGATTTTCAAGGAACATCGCTTACCCGGAGTGGCCTTGATCGACGCGCCCGACGTGGACAGTGTTGAAGCCCTGCATTTGGATCGGACCCGCAAACTCATTGAGATCGCCGACATCGTGGTCCATGTGGGTAGCCCGGACAAGCGCGCGAATTTTCGAATCAACGATGAAGTCCGCCGCTGGTCCCTGCGCAAGCGCTGGTTTTTTGTGCTCAATAAAATGGACCAGATTGCGGAACTGGACCGGGAGGCGGTCATCGGGGATTTCCTGGAGCGTCTGCATGAACTGGGATTTGACGTTGATCAGGGCGCTTTCTTTGCTCTCAGCGCGATTGAGCCAAGAACGGTCCAATTTGAGCGGTTCCAGAACGCCCTGTTTTCCTACCGGGCAATAGAGCAGATCCATGCCCTGCGTCTTGAGGATTCGTACAGTCTGATTCGGTTTGCCTTGGCCGGGGATGTCGTCAAGTCCATTGAAAATTTCCGGGAGCAATTGCTGGCCCATGAACAGACGCTGAACAATCAGGTGCGCGAAGTGTTTTCGCAGGTCGTCCATGCGGCGCAAAGTCAGGACATGTTGCGCCGGATCATCCGTGAGCAGGCCTGGCGATCCGCATCGGGTCGCGTGGGCGGTTTTCTCGCCTTGCCGGTCTGGATGCGCAGTCGGATGGCCTTTTCCGGACTGGCCTACCAGCTCGCCCGCATGTCCACGGGAGGGCCTTCTCTGGGACGGATGATCCGCGCTGGTTGGCATGCCGCAAAAGCTGCGTGGCAGGGCATCCTGCCCATGCAGACGCTGCTCAAGGGATTCACATCCGACCAGGAGCGTCGGCTTCTGGAAATTGGACGTGATGCCGAACGCATCTTGCAGGACATGGGGCTTGATCAACTTCACGGTCGTGAGCCTGATCCCGCCCAGGACCAGGTCGGGCGTCTTGGCGATGAGGAACAGGCGGTGTGGGCCGCGCGATTTCTGCGTCTGCTCCGTTCGCAAGGAGTTATTGGTCCCATTCGACCGTCCGAGGATGTTCGAACTCGGGAAATGTTTCAGGAGCGACTGGAAGAGGCCGTGGTCGTGTCTGCCTCAAACATGGTCTATACACGGCTCGGAATGCTGCATACCCTGGCTGGAAACCTCCTTCCGGTGCTCGTTTTTGGTCATGCGGCCTTCCGGCTGGTATCGGGATGGATTGAAGGGGCTTGGCTTCCCTTCGATTTCTATCTGACGGCCGTCGCGGTCTTTCTGATCAGCCTTGTTCCTGGATATCTGTTGGTCTCCTTTTCCCTGACCCGGAGGACGGACATGCCTGAAACCGATACTCTGGTCAGGGCTATTGAAAATCCTTCGGAGACATCGGGGCTGCGACATGTGCGTATGTCACTGGAGGAGCTGCTCCAGGAAACCCAGGCCTTGCTCGACGTCTTGCGGATCAGAACAGACGTGATGCGGCAAGAGCTTGATCCCAGCCGGTTCGGCGTGACAATCCGCCATCAAGAATAA
- a CDS encoding pyridoxal phosphate-dependent aminotransferase has product MSRNRCATMKPFYVMEVLEKCQTLACQGEDVIHMEIGEPDFDTPDCIKEAACKAVTDGHTHYTHSQGIIELREAICRHYANTYGVEIHPDQIIVTAGTSPGMFLVFSALLAMGEEVVVSDPHYACYLNFVRFVGGVPVCVSTREEDGFQYRPEDAAAYLTEKTRAILINSPSNPVGTLLSDDRMQAMADLRAHSDEHPWILSDEIYHGLVYEGRERSILEFTDRAFVFNGFSKAYAMTGWRLGYIIAPRQFIPTLRILHQNFFISANSVAQWAGIAALESAGPDVARMRSIYDRRRKFMISRLRELGLGVAVEPTGAFYILANARHLGQDSLKLAFDILEKARIGVAPGIDFGSNAEGFLRFSYANSLDKLEEGMFRLEKYIDQIKCA; this is encoded by the coding sequence ATGAGTCGAAACCGATGCGCGACAATGAAACCGTTTTATGTGATGGAAGTTCTTGAAAAATGCCAAACCCTTGCCTGTCAAGGCGAGGACGTGATCCATATGGAAATCGGCGAACCGGATTTTGATACGCCGGATTGCATCAAAGAGGCAGCCTGCAAGGCAGTGACCGATGGCCATACCCATTACACCCACAGTCAGGGCATCATCGAACTGCGCGAGGCCATATGCCGCCATTACGCGAATACCTATGGCGTTGAGATTCATCCGGACCAGATCATCGTGACCGCGGGAACTTCACCGGGCATGTTTCTGGTGTTTTCCGCACTTCTGGCCATGGGAGAGGAAGTCGTTGTTTCTGATCCCCATTATGCCTGTTATCTGAATTTCGTGCGGTTTGTCGGCGGTGTGCCTGTTTGCGTGTCCACGCGGGAGGAAGACGGATTTCAGTATCGCCCCGAGGATGCGGCTGCCTATCTCACCGAGAAAACAAGAGCGATCCTGATCAATTCACCATCGAATCCCGTGGGAACGCTCCTATCCGATGACCGGATGCAGGCCATGGCTGATCTGCGGGCACACAGTGATGAGCACCCGTGGATTCTGTCCGATGAAATATATCATGGCTTGGTTTACGAAGGACGAGAGCGCAGTATTCTGGAATTTACTGACAGGGCTTTTGTGTTTAACGGTTTTTCGAAGGCTTACGCCATGACCGGATGGCGGCTGGGCTATATCATCGCCCCCAGACAATTCATTCCGACACTGCGTATTTTACATCAGAATTTTTTTATTTCAGCCAATTCCGTGGCTCAATGGGCCGGAATAGCAGCTCTGGAATCCGCTGGACCGGATGTCGCCCGAATGCGCTCGATCTATGATCGCCGCCGGAAATTCATGATCAGTCGATTGCGCGAGCTTGGACTCGGTGTAGCGGTCGAACCCACAGGCGCCTTCTATATCCTGGCTAATGCCCGGCATCTGGGCCAGGATTCCTTGAAATTGGCTTTCGATATTTTGGAAAAGGCCCGGATCGGGGTTGCGCCGGGCATTGATTTCGGCTCCAATGCGGAAGGATTTCTACGTTTTTCGTATGCCAACTCGCTGGATAAACTGGAAGAAGGCATGTTTCGCCTGGAAAAATACATCGACCAGATCAAGTGTGCGTAA
- the dnaN gene encoding DNA polymerase III subunit beta has protein sequence MKFSIQREEILPALQQAAQITSVKTGAVFLRSIWLKVENSQLQIMATDSNIEFFGFFSPQIQEDGLVGVNGRHLYELIRKLHPGELQFNVEKDATQLLVKQNKRKYVIPINENYWFQQLSSFPEEGAVTLSGEKLSRIIDKVFYSVSEDETMQAVNCMLIKYAQKEQKSDFCGLNGHQLALYRLENDGLRDLLPEQGILISKKYLQELKRMIPQKEIQLNISNNRLYCRSVDQKDNISLPLSLYEYPDHNQMLARYEADDPSSMSIDRRGLMDALDRILIFNTDNSICTFFEFNDGMVQMDVQSEEKGEAKEFLDSVFSGGLRKIAFPTRDLIEILSHFECETIHFHFTSSEGPCFIEDKDDPDYKVLIMPMKITDDIVYSDTDF, from the coding sequence ATGAAGTTTTCTATTCAGAGAGAAGAGATTCTTCCGGCACTTCAACAAGCAGCTCAGATCACAAGCGTGAAAACAGGTGCTGTCTTTCTTCGATCCATCTGGCTCAAGGTGGAAAACTCCCAGCTGCAGATCATGGCCACGGATTCCAATATTGAATTTTTCGGTTTTTTTTCCCCACAAATCCAGGAAGACGGACTTGTCGGCGTAAATGGTCGCCATCTCTACGAGCTGATTCGAAAGCTCCATCCTGGTGAGCTGCAATTTAACGTTGAAAAAGATGCGACCCAATTGCTGGTCAAGCAGAACAAGCGCAAGTATGTCATTCCCATCAATGAAAATTATTGGTTCCAGCAACTTTCCTCTTTTCCGGAGGAAGGCGCCGTCACCCTTTCCGGGGAAAAGTTGTCGAGAATAATCGACAAGGTTTTTTACTCCGTCAGCGAAGATGAGACCATGCAGGCCGTCAACTGCATGCTCATCAAGTACGCTCAAAAGGAGCAAAAAAGCGATTTTTGCGGTCTCAACGGCCACCAGCTGGCACTCTACCGCCTTGAAAATGACGGCCTGAGGGATCTTCTCCCAGAGCAGGGAATCCTGATCAGCAAAAAATATCTGCAGGAACTCAAACGTATGATTCCTCAGAAGGAAATCCAGCTGAACATCAGCAATAACCGCCTTTATTGCCGATCCGTGGATCAAAAGGATAACATCAGTCTTCCACTTTCACTTTATGAATACCCTGATCATAATCAAATGTTGGCTCGATACGAAGCGGACGATCCGAGCAGCATGAGTATCGACCGTAGGGGGTTGATGGATGCTCTGGATAGAATTCTGATCTTCAACACCGACAATAGCATCTGCACTTTTTTTGAATTCAACGATGGAATGGTGCAGATGGATGTCCAGTCCGAGGAAAAGGGAGAGGCGAAAGAATTTCTTGATAGTGTTTTCAGCGGGGGATTGCGAAAAATTGCCTTTCCGACACGGGACCTGATAGAAATTCTTAGCCATTTTGAATGTGAAACAATCCATTTTCACTTTACGAGCAGTGAGGGACCGTGTTTTATCGAAGACAAGGATGATCCGGATTACAAAGTCTTGATCATGCCGATGAAAATTACTGATGATATTGTTTATTCAGACACAGACTTTTAG
- the gyrB gene encoding DNA topoisomerase (ATP-hydrolyzing) subunit B, protein MEKDTKYTASNITVLEGLSAVRKRPSMYIGSTNLQGLHHLVYEVVDNSIDESMAGYCSKITVQLHLDNSITVSDNGRGIPVDIHPKEKRPAVEVVMTVLHAGGKFDKDTYKVSGGLHGVGVSVVNALSSNLEVIIKRDGKRYFQRYERGIPVTELKEIGESKSTGTIIRFHPDEEIFESVEFNPNTLKKRFDELAYLNSSIEIEFIDDLNNAVHTFKHEGGIVSFIKDLNASEQTIGQIISGSSEANSIITDFALQYNTTYKENVLTFVNNICTHEGGSHLVGFRTALTRAINTYAQNSDMAKKIKVKISGDDVREGLTAVISLKHPNPQFEGQTKTKLGNSEVSGIVTASVYETLTRFFEENPKDARAIIEKIVDTARAREAARKAKELVRRKGALFDFSLPGKLADCQAKKPEESELFIVEGDSAGGSAKQGRNPKYQAILPLRGKILNVEKTRMDKILSNKEIQALITAMGVGTGDEDVDLNRLRYHKVIIMTDADVDGSHIRTLLLTFFFRKFRSLIDNGFVYIGQPPLYRIHKAGFEKYIHDADEMDNFLLDKTSAQFSLQGEQEDRIENSRLLTLLKNVKSIHSAASESRNLGLTTELFFRLVAYRIRLDEDLRDINLPAFQEYMKLHGFFVDLTHETSEIETVAFMRFTHENGYFLKLKGEFFKSKNYVKSFDLMSKVIEEYGTSFFKVFKGAEQVAEMDLFEIYGYLLGETQKMFNIQRYKGLGEMNPEQLWATTMNPEARTLLQVGVEDAGEADQIFSRLMGDNVEQRRLFIEKNALFVDQLDI, encoded by the coding sequence ATGGAAAAAGATACCAAATACACCGCCAGTAATATAACCGTTCTCGAAGGTCTTTCCGCTGTCAGGAAAAGACCCTCCATGTACATTGGCAGCACAAATCTGCAAGGGCTGCATCATCTGGTGTATGAAGTCGTGGACAACAGCATTGACGAGTCCATGGCCGGATATTGCAGCAAAATCACGGTCCAACTTCATTTGGACAACAGCATTACCGTAAGCGACAACGGCCGCGGCATTCCCGTTGATATCCATCCGAAAGAGAAACGGCCGGCCGTGGAGGTCGTCATGACCGTGCTCCATGCCGGCGGCAAGTTCGACAAGGACACCTACAAGGTTTCCGGCGGATTGCACGGCGTCGGCGTGTCCGTGGTCAATGCGCTGTCATCCAATCTGGAAGTGATCATCAAACGGGACGGCAAACGCTATTTTCAACGGTATGAACGAGGCATTCCGGTCACGGAACTCAAGGAGATCGGAGAGTCGAAAAGCACTGGGACCATCATCCGTTTTCACCCGGATGAAGAAATATTTGAAAGCGTCGAATTCAATCCGAACACGCTCAAAAAGCGATTCGACGAACTGGCATACCTCAACAGCTCTATTGAGATCGAATTCATCGACGACCTGAACAATGCCGTCCACACGTTCAAGCATGAAGGCGGAATTGTTTCGTTCATCAAGGACTTGAACGCCAGCGAGCAGACCATCGGTCAAATCATTTCCGGATCCAGCGAAGCGAACAGCATCATCACGGATTTCGCCTTACAGTACAACACGACCTACAAGGAAAACGTACTGACCTTCGTTAACAATATCTGCACCCACGAAGGCGGATCCCACCTTGTCGGCTTCCGGACGGCCCTGACCAGGGCGATCAATACCTATGCCCAGAATTCGGATATGGCCAAGAAGATCAAGGTCAAGATCTCCGGGGACGATGTGCGCGAAGGTCTGACCGCGGTCATCAGTCTGAAACATCCCAATCCCCAGTTCGAGGGCCAGACCAAGACAAAATTGGGCAACAGCGAAGTCAGCGGTATTGTCACCGCCTCCGTCTACGAGACCCTCACCAGGTTTTTCGAGGAAAATCCGAAGGACGCCCGGGCAATTATTGAAAAAATCGTCGACACGGCCAGGGCGCGCGAAGCGGCCAGGAAAGCCAAGGAGCTGGTCAGACGCAAGGGAGCGTTGTTCGATTTCTCCCTACCCGGCAAGCTCGCCGACTGCCAAGCCAAAAAACCCGAGGAAAGCGAACTGTTCATCGTTGAGGGTGATTCGGCGGGCGGTTCCGCCAAGCAGGGCCGCAACCCGAAATATCAGGCCATACTTCCCTTGCGCGGCAAGATACTCAACGTCGAAAAGACGCGGATGGATAAGATCTTGTCCAACAAGGAGATCCAGGCCCTGATTACGGCCATGGGCGTGGGCACAGGCGATGAGGATGTGGACTTGAACCGGCTGCGGTATCACAAGGTCATCATTATGACGGACGCCGACGTGGACGGCTCACACATCCGGACCCTGCTGCTGACCTTTTTTTTCCGCAAGTTCCGGTCTCTGATCGACAATGGCTTTGTTTATATCGGGCAACCGCCTCTGTATCGCATCCACAAGGCCGGTTTCGAGAAATACATTCATGACGCGGACGAGATGGACAACTTTCTTCTGGACAAGACTTCGGCCCAGTTTTCACTGCAGGGCGAACAGGAAGATCGTATCGAGAACTCCAGGCTTCTGACGCTGCTGAAAAATGTCAAAAGCATCCATTCGGCGGCTTCAGAATCACGTAATCTCGGTCTGACGACGGAACTGTTCTTTCGTCTCGTGGCCTATCGAATCCGACTCGACGAAGATTTGCGGGACATCAACCTGCCGGCGTTCCAGGAATACATGAAGCTGCACGGTTTTTTCGTCGACCTCACCCATGAGACGTCGGAGATTGAAACCGTGGCCTTCATGCGCTTTACCCATGAAAACGGATACTTTCTGAAACTCAAGGGCGAATTTTTTAAATCCAAGAATTACGTCAAATCGTTTGATCTGATGAGTAAAGTCATCGAAGAGTATGGAACTTCTTTTTTCAAGGTATTCAAGGGCGCTGAACAGGTTGCGGAAATGGATCTTTTTGAAATTTATGGATACCTGCTCGGTGAAACCCAAAAAATGTTCAACATCCAACGCTACAAGGGTCTGGGCGAGATGAATCCTGAACAGCTTTGGGCCACGACCATGAATCCGGAAGCACGGACGCTGCTGCAGGTCGGCGTGGAGGATGCAGGCGAGGCGGATCAGATTTTCTCCCGGCTTATGGGCGACAATGTCGAGCAGCGGCGGTTGTTCATCGAAAAGAACGCCCTGTTCGTCGACCAGTTGGACATCTGA
- the gyrA gene encoding DNA gyrase subunit A, producing MKNSIFIEEEMQRSYLEYSLSVIIGRAIPDVRDGLKPVHRRILYAMHDLGNTYNRAYKKSARIVGDVIGKYHPHGDSAVYDAMVRMAQDFSMRQPLVDGQGNFGSIDGDAPAAMRYTEVRMARLTSEFLQDIDKQTVPFRPNYDNTLQEPEVLPTKVPNLLLNGSSGIAVGMATNIPPHNLGELIDGLLLLLNNQNVEVADLLECIKGPDFPTGGFIYGRHGIIDAYKTGRGSIKIRGKIEVEERSKQAESIVITEIPYALNKSSLVEKIAYIIHEKKVEGVSDLRDESDRNGIRIVLDLKKNAIPEVVINALYKFTPLETWFGFNMLAVVHNRPQLLSLKEILELFIEHRKEVVLNRTRFDLNKAEQRAHILEGLKIALENIDEVIELIKSSKTPLEAKEKLIERFGFTDVQSQAILDMRLQRLTNLERDKLLAEYQELIKRIEYLKSILQNVDVLIQVIREEMTEIKKLYATPRKSIIVEEDPSSINMEDLIGDTEVVVTLSQRGYIKRTPMDIYQQQKRGGKGIYGASTVSEDIISQVFTTTNHNYILLFTNKGRMYQIKAYNIPEGSRTARGIHASNLLPLDKDESIATVMTIKDFSTDRDFLFATKKGIVKRSQAQLYVNCRQSGLKAVNLNSDDELITVREISAQAEVLLVTKHGKSIRFSSSEIRPTGRATAGVKGIVLSHSDQVVSCVVTDDDQRHEVLTVSSNGYGKRTLLENYRSQSRGGKGVINMRVTPRTGHVVGSVLVQPEDELLILTSAGKIIRMNVAGISRVGRDAQGVTLVRMDADMMVVGFDRIDEKELLENGSD from the coding sequence GTGAAGAACAGCATATTTATTGAAGAAGAGATGCAGCGCTCCTACCTGGAGTATTCCCTGAGCGTCATCATCGGACGCGCCATTCCGGATGTTAGGGACGGCTTGAAACCGGTCCATCGCCGAATTCTCTATGCCATGCACGACCTGGGAAATACCTATAATCGCGCCTACAAGAAATCCGCCCGTATTGTCGGTGACGTCATCGGTAAATATCACCCTCACGGCGACAGCGCGGTCTATGACGCCATGGTGCGCATGGCTCAGGATTTCTCGATGCGTCAGCCCCTTGTGGACGGTCAGGGAAACTTCGGCTCCATCGACGGCGATGCTCCCGCGGCCATGCGGTATACAGAAGTGCGCATGGCCAGACTCACTTCCGAGTTTCTGCAGGATATCGACAAGCAGACGGTTCCCTTCCGTCCCAACTACGACAATACCCTGCAAGAGCCGGAGGTCCTTCCGACCAAGGTCCCCAATCTCCTGCTCAACGGTTCCTCGGGTATTGCCGTGGGTATGGCCACGAATATTCCGCCGCACAATCTCGGCGAGTTGATCGACGGTCTGCTCTTGCTCCTAAACAACCAGAACGTCGAGGTGGCGGATCTTCTGGAATGCATCAAGGGGCCCGACTTTCCCACAGGGGGGTTCATTTACGGCCGCCACGGCATCATCGACGCCTACAAGACCGGCCGCGGGTCGATCAAAATTCGGGGTAAGATTGAAGTCGAGGAGCGGTCCAAGCAAGCCGAGTCCATCGTGATCACGGAAATTCCCTATGCACTGAACAAATCCAGCTTGGTAGAGAAAATCGCGTACATCATCCATGAGAAGAAGGTGGAGGGAGTCAGCGATCTGCGCGACGAGTCCGACCGCAACGGAATCCGCATTGTTCTGGATTTGAAAAAGAACGCCATTCCTGAAGTGGTCATCAATGCGCTCTACAAGTTTACTCCCCTGGAAACCTGGTTCGGATTCAACATGCTCGCGGTGGTGCACAACCGTCCTCAGCTTTTGAGTCTCAAGGAAATCCTGGAACTGTTCATCGAGCATCGCAAGGAAGTGGTCCTGAACCGGACCCGCTTTGATCTGAATAAGGCCGAACAACGCGCCCATATCTTGGAAGGGTTGAAGATCGCCCTGGAAAATATCGATGAAGTGATCGAATTGATCAAATCCTCCAAGACACCGCTTGAAGCAAAGGAGAAGCTGATCGAGCGTTTTGGTTTCACCGATGTGCAGAGCCAGGCCATTCTGGACATGCGTCTGCAGCGGCTGACCAATCTGGAGCGGGACAAACTTCTGGCCGAATATCAGGAATTGATTAAACGGATCGAATATTTAAAAAGCATTCTTCAGAATGTGGACGTACTCATACAGGTTATCCGCGAGGAGATGACGGAAATCAAGAAGTTGTACGCCACTCCACGTAAATCGATTATCGTGGAAGAGGATCCCAGCAGCATCAATATGGAGGATCTGATCGGGGACACGGAAGTGGTGGTCACGCTGTCCCAGCGCGGCTACATCAAGCGTACGCCCATGGACATCTACCAGCAGCAAAAACGTGGTGGAAAAGGCATCTACGGTGCATCCACGGTTTCCGAAGACATCATCTCCCAGGTGTTCACGACCACGAACCACAACTACATCCTGCTGTTCACAAACAAGGGCCGGATGTATCAGATCAAGGCCTACAATATTCCGGAAGGGTCGCGAACAGCGCGAGGAATTCACGCCTCAAACCTGTTGCCTCTGGACAAGGACGAGAGCATCGCCACGGTGATGACCATCAAGGACTTCTCCACGGACAGGGATTTTCTCTTTGCCACCAAGAAAGGCATCGTCAAACGTTCTCAGGCGCAACTGTACGTCAATTGCCGCCAAAGCGGTCTGAAAGCCGTAAATCTTAATTCCGACGACGAGTTGATCACGGTCCGGGAAATTTCAGCCCAGGCCGAAGTCCTGCTGGTGACCAAGCACGGCAAGTCGATCCGGTTTTCGTCTTCCGAGATCCGTCCTACAGGACGGGCCACGGCGGGGGTCAAAGGCATTGTGCTCTCTCATTCCGATCAGGTGGTTTCCTGCGTTGTGACGGACGATGACCAGCGGCATGAAGTGCTGACCGTCTCCTCCAACGGCTACGGCAAGCGAACCTTGCTGGAAAATTACCGCAGTCAGTCCCGGGGTGGCAAAGGCGTGATCAACATGCGCGTGACCCCGAGAACCGGACACGTGGTTGGATCGGTACTGGTGCAGCCCGAAGATGAATTGCTGATCCTGACCAGTGCGGGGAAGATCATTCGCATGAATGTCGCGGGAATCAGTCGAGTTGGCAGGGATGCCCAGGGAGTCACGCTGGTGCGGATGGACGCGGACATGATGGTTGTCGGCTTTGACCGGATCGATGAGAAGGAACTGCTTGAGAACGGTTCCGACTAG
- the lolA gene encoding outer membrane lipoprotein chaperone LolA, producing MKYLVTIISLFILLSGTAVFADEGTLAKIQRQYESIESFQADFTQELSVAASREIDERHGQLFFQQPGLIRWETVSPEKELLVVGPELVWNYFEEEETAYQYAVEDVLGSAMVLRILSGQARLDEDFITEEDLSEDAEYTVIRLRPRNPEPNLVEATIWVDPDTFLLRRIKAVDFYGNTNQVELEKLVLNSELDPDLFEFTPPDGVAVR from the coding sequence ATGAAATATTTAGTGACCATAATTTCTTTGTTTATTCTGCTTTCGGGAACGGCTGTTTTTGCCGATGAAGGCACCCTGGCCAAGATTCAGCGCCAGTACGAATCCATCGAGTCCTTTCAGGCCGATTTCACCCAGGAGCTGTCCGTTGCCGCCAGTCGGGAGATTGATGAGCGGCATGGACAATTGTTTTTTCAACAACCTGGATTGATTCGGTGGGAGACGGTCAGCCCGGAAAAGGAGCTGCTGGTCGTCGGGCCTGAACTGGTATGGAATTATTTCGAGGAAGAGGAAACTGCTTATCAATACGCCGTCGAGGATGTTCTCGGATCGGCCATGGTGCTGCGTATTCTCTCCGGTCAGGCCCGTCTGGATGAGGATTTCATTACCGAGGAAGATCTTAGCGAAGATGCCGAATACACGGTCATTCGGTTGCGTCCGCGCAATCCTGAACCGAACCTGGTGGAAGCAACTATCTGGGTCGACCCGGACACTTTTTTGCTGCGGCGCATTAAGGCCGTGGACTTTTACGGCAATACAAACCAAGTGGAGCTGGAAAAGTTGGTATTGAATTCCGAACTGGATCCGGATTTGTTTGAATTCACTCCCCCTGACGGCGTGGCAGTTCGGTAA